The Candidatus Scalindua japonica genomic sequence AGAGTTTTGATATTTTCAGTGCAGACCCTGACGGTTCCAATCTTGTCCGTCTGACAGACACACCCGGATACGATGCCGAAGGTGTCTATTCTCCCAAAGGAGACAGGATACTCTTTACTTCAGTACGAACAGGTGACCTGGAACTCTTCCTGATGGATCCGGACGGTTCTAACATAGAGCAGTTAACAGATACTCCTGGATATGATGGAGGCGCTTTCTTTTCTTTTGACGGAGAGTGGATTTGCTGGAGGGCTTCAAGACCACAGGGAGAAGAACTTACAGACTATACAAATCTTCTTAATGATGGTTTAATCCGACCCAGCAAACTTGAAATATACGTCATGAACCTGAAGGACCGTAAACCGATACAGTTGACCAGCAATGGCGCCGCAAACTTCGGTCCTTATTTCCACCCAAGTGGCAATAAAGTCATCTTTGTATCCAATATGGATGATCCACAACACAGGAACTTTGAGATGTATATGGTTGATATAAAGACCAAGGAGATCGAACGCCTATCGTATAATCCGACATTCGACGGATTTCCAATGTTCAGCCATGATGGAAAAAAACTGGTCTTCGCATCAAACCGTAATAACAGCAGACCGCACGAAACAAATATATTCATAGCCGACTGGGTAGATTGAGTAAAAAAATTTTCACCGCACAATCGTAGAGGACGCAAAGAAAAACCTTAAAAACAGAAAGAGTGTCATTGTTCATTCTACTTTTTAACTAAAGTTTTAGGCTATTCAGAATGTTTAGTTATTTACCATCTGCTGGTTCAATCTTATAGATTGAACCGAAACATTAAGTATTTTCTCTTGGTTCTTTGCGACTTTGCGGTGAACTGAATTATCTGAGGTCAACTCTAGTAGTGACTGAATGTTCTGTGCCATCACGCATATAGACAATCTCAATCTCATCTCCTGCATGCAACGTCTTTAGAAAATCAGAGTAGATTTGCAAATCTCCGATTGCTACTTCCCCGATGCGTACAATTATGTCACCCTTCCGAAGCCCCGTTTTGTCTGCGGGTGAATCTGAAGTAACACCGTCAAGAAGAACCCCTTTACCGGTATATCCATATGCCGGAACAGTACCCAGAATGATACGCCTTTTTTTATGTATCTGTTTTTTAGCAGTAGCATCTTTTGTAGTGGTTAGAGTTGAGGTCAGAGGTTCCGGTCTTGCGGCAAGATACTCAACTGTCTCTTTTAATATAGCTGCAGTTTTGACCAATCCTGCTGAATCAATTTTATCAACAGTATCGGTTGGTCGATGGTAGTTACCATGCGCTCCGCCGAAAATATGCACTGCGGGGATACCCACATCAAGAAAACTCTTCTCGTCACTGTTTCCAAAATTATTGGTAATTGATTTTATTGGAATACCGGTAACATATCCGGCACCACGGAAAATATGTACCCATTCGCGCGCAGAATCGGTACCAAATATTATAAGCGGATCCTGGCCTAACTGCCCAACGGTATCGAGATTAACCATTCCCATAATTTTAGAGACAGGATATTTTTCAACACTCTTTACATAATGAAGTGACCCAAGTTTACCGGCTTCCTCCGCACTGAAAGCTACGAACACAATTGTACGTTCAGGCTGCCATTTTTTACCAGCCAGACGTGCAAATTCCAGTAATACGGAGATCCCACTGGCATTGTCATCGGCGCCGTGGTGAATTTTTCCTTCGTTGCCAGCAAAGCAGTCAGGCCATCCAAGTCCGTGTGAATCATAGTGTGCCCCAATAACGACACTCTGCCCTTCAAATTCAGGATTTGTACCCGGAATAACCCCAATTACATTTTTAATAGTAACAACATCTTGATCAGGCATATCTACCTTTTCAGTCCAGGTTTGGAAATAATTATCAGGACCATCCCCAAAAGGTTGTATACCGGCATCAGACAACTGTTTAGCAATATAGTCGGCCGCTTTATCCAGCCCCTCTGAACCGAGACCTCTACCAACGAGTTCGTCAGAAGCAAGGTACGTAATATCCTTTAACATTCTTGCCTCTGAAAAAACAGGTGGCAACTGCGCAAGAGCAGAACGCGGTGCCAGTTTAGCTATAGTTGGTTCAACCTCTTTACCATCTTCCCTGGAGAGGGTCACTGACATGGGTGAATTGACCACAGGCCACTGGCCTTTAAAGACATTTGCCGGTTCATCACCCGTAAAGCCAAGATAGCTGTATTTGTTATAATGTGGAAGTTTTCTTCCCAGGCCGGGCATTGCAGCCACATTATCCGCAGCCAGCCAGGCCAGAGCATGAGCGTTGTTAGACGGATGCCGTGCCATAACCACAGTTGAATGCCGGTCACGTCTCATTTCAGTACCTTCGATAGAGAAGCCACTCTCCTTTTCGGCAAAATTGTAATCTGCAAGTGCTTTATTCATAACAGGAAGGAAACGATTTTCCCATCCAAACAACCAGACTGCACGATCAGCCGGTAATGCATCCAGCTCACTATCAAGTTTGATCTCCATATTCACCGAACGGCCTTTCTGCCACCCCTTTGCCAGATTTTGATAACCCAGACGAATTGATTCAGGTGCAGTTGCTGGTAGCACAACCAATACCTGCTCGGCTCCAAAAACCTGGCTTAATGCAGGCGGACTTTCATTGTGATCTAATGTGCGAAACAGGTCAAATTCAGGATCCACATCCAGGCGAACCGGACGCACAGGGAGCATGAGCTCCAGATTGTACTGTTGGGAATCAATTTCTACAGTGGTCTGGTACGCATTCGCAACTGCTTCCATGTGGACCGCGATTGGCAGCTTTAATTGATACGCCCCAGCTTCCTGAGTCTGTTCAATAACAGCTGATAATACATAACCATCTCCCTTTGGTTTTACGACAGCCTCACGTACTCTCAGTGAAGGCGAACCTGTCCTTTTTACCCATTGTTCAAACAACGGTGCCAGAGAATCATCCGTCACATTATCAAAAACCATTTCAACGTCATCAAAAGAAGCAACCTTAAACTTATATTGCCGGTAAAATCTATGAAGGGCCTTTATAAAGGCCTGATCACCCAGCTGCTGCCGAATCATATGAAACAACATCATGGTCTTTCCGTAGCCTACGGCCTCAGTGACTGCACTGTGCCGGGAACGGAATCGGGTCAGGGGAAAGTCCTTGTCCTTATTGGTAGTTACGTAGTTCGTATATTTTTGTAAAACGGAACGTCGGTATTCAACTGCTATGCCACGCTGCTCTTTAATAAGATGGTCCGCAAGATACGTTGTCAGGCCCTCAGCCCAGTTACCCTTTTCATAATCGGTATAAACGCCATTACCCCACCAGTTATGAAGGATTTCATGAGGATAGGAAGAGTGTAAGATAAATGGAAAACGAATCACCCTGGGACCTAGCAGAGTGAATGACGGCATACCGTAACCGGTCTCCCAGAAATTTTCTACCAGAGCAAACTTGCTGTAGGGATACGGCCCGAGAAGTTTCCTATACATCTCAAGATACTGGGCCGTTGTATCCAGATATTTCTGCGCAAGCGGGGAATCAGGTGTTCGTAAGAAAGCCATGGCATCAACAGCGCCCGCAGCCTGGCTGTATTCCGTAAATTCAGAGGCTATCAGATATATCTCTTCCTGCGGTGTATTTGCGACCCATACATCATGTCTGTAATCCGCGCCTTTTTCATCTTTTTCACGTGTACCCTGACTTACCGACGACCAACCTGCCGGTAATTCAACATCAAGATTGAATGTCACCAATTCATCAACAAAGTATGGATACCAGATAGTTGACCCGCTAAGAAAAATCCCTTCAAGAGAAATAATACCAGGCGAGACACTAAAACTTCGCGCATATTCCTCACCATATTCCTTAACCGGATGAAAAATCTCACCTGTATATTTGAGTGTAAACTGATTTATTCCCTCCGGCAGATGAACCTCAAAAACCCCCATTTTCATACTGCTTTGTTGAAGCGATGGATTATCACTGAAAAATTGTCCGGCTTCAGCGCCAAATGTTTTTCTTAATATGACTTCTTTATCCAAAACTTCAGGCTTGAGCCCTTGATGAATTGTAAATTGTAAAAATCCATCTTTGTTTGACCCCGTTGGCAAAGTAATTTTATCAATTACCTCGATCCGGTGACTGTCAGGAAACAGTTTGACCTTAAGATCATGGTTAATCTGTCCAAATGTAGTCGACGACAAAGTCAGGACAAATAAACTGATTTGTAAAAAACTCCATAAGGATTGGCGCTTCATTATAAGTTCTCCCATTATTATATTTTCACCGCTAAGGCGGAGAAGGTGCGAAGTTATTTTTCTAAATAAATATTTATGTTATTATTATAATCATACTATTCCCACAATCTACTAAATTGTCGTAACTCTTGCTTTGCTGTTTCATAAACTTAACATCCTACAGTTGGACTAACTAAGTTGTAGACAGTAAAACTGAAATCCCTGTACATCAAGGTAAATTATTTGACTGAAGGTTACGAGCTATGTTACTATTTTTAGAATATGGAAAAGCAGACAGGTTTTTTTGACATTGATGATACAGATAGTTCGCCAGATACCAATGGTAGTATCGGCTTTCTATCAATAAACGTGCCTGAGGAATTGATCATTGCTGCAGGAAAGACACCTTTTCGTGTCTGCGGTAGTGAGAAACCGGCAAAACTGGCTAATGCTTACCTTCCCAAGACATTTGATCCCTATGTACTTGATAGCCTTGAAGGGGCACTGGATGGCACATATTCGTTTCTTGACGGAGTCATCATTGCAAATATAAGTGATGGACACCGCAGACTCTATGATGCATGGCGGACAGGTGCTCCTTCAACAAAAGTATTTTTTCTTGATATACCCAAGAGCTCAAATCAGATCGGTTTAAAAGCATTTACCCTTTTCCTGTCTCACCTGAAGCGTGATCTGGAAAAGGCTTTTGAAGAGGAAATTACAGACGAAAAGCTGAGAGATGCTATTCAGAACTGTAACACAACACGAACACTCCTTACAAAGTTAAGTGAAAAAAGGAAATATAATTCGATTCCTTTTACCGGTAAAGAGTTTTTCGAGATGGTAAAATGGTGTCTGTCTCATGATAAACACAGGGTAAACAGTGCTCTTAAGAGATACTTACAGAAATGTGAACGAATTGATTCGAACTGTTCTCAGACAGAGAGAGACGTCCCTCGAATAATGATTATGGGAAGTTTCATGGGATCATCAAGCTTTATAGGTCTTATAGAGTCTTTAGGAGCACGAGTGGTATGCGAGGATCTATGTATGGGAATGCAGTACTTCTCAACGGAAGTAAGCGGGAATTTTGATAATCCCATCGCTTCCCTGGCGCAGAGATATCTTACCATACCTACCGCACGTATGGTGGATACTGAAGCAAGATGGAATTACCTTCTAAACATGACAGAAGAGTATTCTGTGGACGGCATTGTCTATTTTGCCCTGAAATTTGACGATACTCACCTTTTTGAGTATCCTTATATAAAAAACAAATTCCAGAAAGAGGGATATCCCCTGCTATTTATTGAGGCAGAAAATTTTGTAACAAATCTTGGTCAGATAGAGACAAGAATACAGGCATTTACCGAAATGCTTTTATAAATTAATATAAAAATCATGACAATAACAGAAACAAAAAGACAACAACAAAAGAGATACTTCAACGATCAATTTCAAAACAGGATGAAACGGCAACGTTTCTACTCTCCACTGAAAGGCTCTCAGACAAGAGAGAGAGCTATGTATAAACTGCTTATGGAGAGTTTCAGAGATACCTCTACGGTTGTATGGAAGAGCACCTTTGTACCATCGGAGATTATCTATGCGATTGGAGGTGTTCCATTATACATTGAAACCTTCAGTGCCATGGCAGCAGGAGTTGGCATGTGTACCGATATGTTGACGGCTTCGGAAAACCAGGGGTTTTCACGCGACTGCTGCTCATTTCTGAGAGGCGTGCTGGGAGCTTCCCGTAAGAACATCCTCCCCAAACCGGACGCGCTTATATCAAGTTCATACTATTGTGACGGAGATCCAATGATCTTTGATATCTTTGCAGATGAGTACAAAAGCCCGCACCATTACCTTCATATTCCTTTTTTTGCGGAAAGAGAAGGGGCTTGTGATTTAGTAGCAGATCAGTTGGAAGAGATAACTCGTTCAATTGCCCGTGAAACAGGCAGAGAGTTCAGTCGAGACAAATTATCAGAGACCATTGCAGTCTCAAATGAGGCCTGCAGATATTTTAAGAAGGCAATGGACCTGAGGAAACACAGGCCAAGCCCTATGCTTGGATGTGAGGCCATTGATCATATCGGATCAATCTCTCAGTTATGGGGTTCGAAATCGTTTGTCAGGATTTCAAAGCTTTTGTGTGAGGAACTGGAGGAGAGGATTGAGAAAGGAGTAACCGCTGTTGAAGATGAGCAGCACCGGTTACTATGGTGCCACTTAAGGCCCTATTATAATGATGAGATTTTCCAGTACCTTGAGATTGAACACAAAGCGGTTGTTGCGTTTGAGATGGTAAATATGATTACGTGGGAAGAGATGGACCCGCAAAAACCGTTTCAATCTCTTGCAAAGAAACTTCTGGCAAATCAGTCTATCGGCCCGCATGAGAGAATGACCCGCTGGATTTCTACCATGATTAAAGAGTACTCTATTGATGGTATTATATGGATGGCTCCATGGGGATGCAGGCATTTTAACAGTCTTTCTCAGATGGTAAAGGAAGGACTTCGTAAAGAGGGAGATATTCCATTTTATATATTAGACCTTGAGTGTATAGATAAGAGAAACTATTCAAAGGAGCAGGTAAGGACCCGTCTCGACGCATTCCTGGAAGTTCTGGAAGACGGATTGGAGGATTAAAAACAGAGATGATAACATCAGGCATTGATATTGGTTCCGTATCAACGGAAGTTGTCCTGGTTGGAGAGGAAAATGAAATCTTAAGCTACGTTGTACTTGCTTCTCAAACAGATATGGAAAAAACAGCTAATGAGGCTCTGGACGCTGCTCTTGAACAGGCAAGTCTTACAAAACAAGATATAGACTACACAGTCGCAACCGGCTATGGCCGCAACAATGTCCCATTTGCTGACAAGTCGGTCACTGAGATAACGTGTCATGCTCAGGGCGCGTACCATTTATTCCCCAATACACGGACAATTATTGACATCGGAGGACAGGATTCTAAAGCAATCGCCATAATGGCCAGAAAAAACCGTGAAGCAAAAGTGGTTGATTTTATGATGAATGATAAATGTGCTGCGGGCACCGGAAGGTTCCTGGAAGTGATGGCGGGAGTGCTGGATGTTGATATAAATGATATGGGAACACTGTCTCAGAAGGCATCTCAGGAAACATCAATCAGCAGCATGTGCACAGTGTTTGCGGAATCGGAAGTGATCTCTCTTATCCATCAGAAACTTCCCAAAGAGGATATTATCAACGGTCTTCACACTGCCATTGCAAGAAAGGTTTTAAGCCTTGTACAGCGGGTACCAATCGAAGAAGAGATAACCCTCACCGGAGGTGTCATGAAAAACATCGGGGTCTGCGAAAAGCTGCAACAGGAACTTGCACCAAAAAAAGTCAATCTTCCGGATGAACCTCAGATAGCGGGAGCATTAGGAGCGGCAATAATTGCAAGAAAGCATGTTGCTGTGCAGTAGAACAGATTATTATAATTGTAGGGGTTGTTTCCCAAACGGCCTTTGTTACACCGCCCATTTGGGAAACGGGCTCTACATATTCTGATCAAGAACGGTTTAATTATGTTACAAATTATTCCTCTGTATCTTCCGGAGACTCTATCCGAGTAGCTTGAAGGACTTCTTACCCTTCATACGCCAGGAAGAGAGACAACAATGTAACCGGTTGGAGTCTGTTTCCAGTAGACATCATTGAAAGTATAATACTTCACTTTATTTATCACTTTAACTTTGTGACCTTTTGGAAGATTAGAGACTACCGCACCTCTCGGAACACGAACAACAATATAACCTTGATCTCTTTATTTTAGACGATGACTTATATGAAAAATTTCAATACCGTAAACTATACACTCCTGTTTTATTCGTAGTGCGCAGGAACCCACGTCTTCTCCTCATACTCCTGCCAGTAGCCAGAAGATACGGGTCGCTCCTGGTAATGACCTTCAATTCTTCGATTCCCTTCATATCTCTCGGCAATCCATACTCTCTCTTTTTTTGAAGTATCAACCCATTTTCTTTTCTTTGTATATTCATAATGACCTTCAATGTAATTTTTCCCCCGTCCGGAGCTGGATTGTCTTTCCATGTAAAGCTGTCTCTGTAACTGTGCATTTTGCGCCTCTTCCCTTTTTTTTTCCGCATAATCTCCGGTAAGTGCACCTCCCAATGCACCTACTCCCGCACCAATCATAGCACCCGTACTTGCGCTACCCGCTAAAGCTCCAAAACCAGTTCCCAGAGCTGCACCGGTTGCCGTCCCAATTGCAGTACCTTTTTGTGTAGTAGTCAAACAACCATTGGAAACAATCGCAATTGCCATGACACATATTATTGTACTGATTAATTTTATCTTCATTTTTCTCTCCTCCCTGATTAAGATTTACAATAGAGATATGTTAGTGTTTACTAATTTAGACGAAAATACAATCATTGATGCTTTAGAAGGTGATGCAGACGCTTTTGAGAGCATATACAATGAGTACTCAGGATTTGTATATAATGTTGCATTAAGAGTGGTAAACAGTGCAGACGAAGCACAGGAAGTTACTCAGGAAGTATTTCTCACTGTTTACCGGAAACTTAAGAGTTTCAAGTTCAAATCATCCCTTAAAACATGGATTTACAGGATAACCGTTAATATGGCTATTGACTATGCCAGAAAAAGATCAAAAGAACGGGACCATTCAGAACTGTATACAGAAAATAATAAACGGCAGAAGACTATTGATACTGTTAGTGAGGAAATTGAGAGAGAACAGCAGGAGAAAACAATCTCAACTTTACTGGAAACTCTTAATCCTGATCAAAGAGCTTGTATCGTATTAAGAAGTATCGAAGGCCTAAGTTATCAAGAAATAGCGGATGCACTAAACATTAATATTAATACCGTACGTACCAGAATAAAAAGGGCCAGGGGAAAACTGATAGATTTAAGAAAAGAGATGGTGATAAATGAAGTGTGAACAGGTAAAAGAACTCATTCTTACCGATTATCTTGATGGACAGATGGAAAAAGCGAAGAAAACTCAACTAGAGGAACACCTGACAACTTGCAGGGATTGCCGGGAATATGAACTTCTAACGAGGACTACAGTTGTTGAACCATTCTATAACATTGAAAAACACAATCCACCTGAAGCAACATGGAACAAAACCAGGGAACAGATTATTGTAGAACAACAAATGCATAATAACTCCATTGCTGACTTATTTAACAGAGTAAAAACACTCTTTTATTTTCCGAAACCTGCATTTATTGCTGCAACAGTAGTCGTTTTGTTTGCTGTAGCAACAACTGTTATTAAATTTCCTTTAGAAAATCAGGAAACCAGAAAAGGAGTTTCTGATAGTCAGGTTGAATGCATCAACTATTTGATGAGTGTTTTTGACGAAGAACTGATTAATGGAGATGACGACCTCGAAACCTCAATAGAATATTTTTTTCTATGATTTAACTTTATATGAATTTCGATTTTACACATTTTAATCAATGTTGTCCGGTCAGGATTTTGCAACGCTCCATCAATTGCCGCATTCTTTTAGCGGGAATCTATAGGATGAACGTTTCTTTTAGTTTAAATATAGAAGAAAACAACTTAAACAAAAATCAATTACATACGGACCATAAACAGTTTAGAAGATATCCTTTTAGCGATCTGTGGGGCTCTGCGTGAGAACTTATTTTTCCCATCACACCAAAACGCCAGGATCGCTAAGAGAATGAAGTAGAAGTTAATATTTACACATAGTGCATCTATGGGTAAATGAGTAATTTAAAAAAATTAAAGGAGCAGTAGCCATGAATATCAAGTTGAAAAAAGTTTTTTTCGCATTAAGCATAGTCGGGGTGACACTGTTATCATCAAATGTTTATTCACAACCACCGGGAGAACATTTCAACAGGCATCAAGAAATGCGGGAAAAAATGAGGGCTAAAAAGCAGGAGGCGTTCAAACAACTCGACCTTAGTCCTGAACAGGAAAGGCTGATACAAGCTCACCGAAATAACCATAGAGAACAGGGTGATGCGTTTCAAGAAAATATGAGAGCAAAGAAAGAGGCAATCAGAAATGAGCTCCAGAAAGAAGAGTTCGATCTGGAAAAGATCCACGCAATCCATAATGAATTGAAAAACTTAATCCTGGAAAAAGCCGATCATAAATTAAACGGCATACTGGAAGTAAGAAAAATATTAACCGCCGAACAATTCAGGAAATTTTGTGAATTGAGAAAAGAGATACGTCCAATGCAAGGTAGGAGAAAGGGGTTCTATTGATCCACAGAACCGCTTAGGGCATTACTTTAGTTTATTATTGGAATGATAAAATCAGGAGATACCATGCTTTTTTGTTTTATCATGAAAGTGCAAACATTAGGTATGGTGTCCCCCAATTTCTGTTTATCAACCTTAATGATTGACTGAAAATCAAATGCATTTTTGGTCAACTGGATTTAATTGTTGGGCTATTCCGCTTTCGCGGAGAACAAAATCGGAAATTGATTACATTTCGTAAACTCACACCCTCAACGGGAGGGTGAATCTATTAACAAATAGGAGGTTACAGGTCTATGAAAACATTATCTCAATCCGATTTCAACAAAAATTACCAAACGCATCTAAAGCACCTACGCTTGAAAGGACTCCGGCCAAAAACAATCGAGGCTTATTCACGTGCCATCCGACGGATCGGTGATTATTTTGACAATCAGATACACGATCTATCTGAACAGCAACTACTTGACTATTTTTCCAATCTCCTC encodes the following:
- a CDS encoding M20/M25/M40 family metallo-hydrolase, which produces MKRQSLWSFLQISLFVLTLSSTTFGQINHDLKVKLFPDSHRIEVIDKITLPTGSNKDGFLQFTIHQGLKPEVLDKEVILRKTFGAEAGQFFSDNPSLQQSSMKMGVFEVHLPEGINQFTLKYTGEIFHPVKEYGEEYARSFSVSPGIISLEGIFLSGSTIWYPYFVDELVTFNLDVELPAGWSSVSQGTREKDEKGADYRHDVWVANTPQEEIYLIASEFTEYSQAAGAVDAMAFLRTPDSPLAQKYLDTTAQYLEMYRKLLGPYPYSKFALVENFWETGYGMPSFTLLGPRVIRFPFILHSSYPHEILHNWWGNGVYTDYEKGNWAEGLTTYLADHLIKEQRGIAVEYRRSVLQKYTNYVTTNKDKDFPLTRFRSRHSAVTEAVGYGKTMMLFHMIRQQLGDQAFIKALHRFYRQYKFKVASFDDVEMVFDNVTDDSLAPLFEQWVKRTGSPSLRVREAVVKPKGDGYVLSAVIEQTQEAGAYQLKLPIAVHMEAVANAYQTTVEIDSQQYNLELMLPVRPVRLDVDPEFDLFRTLDHNESPPALSQVFGAEQVLVVLPATAPESIRLGYQNLAKGWQKGRSVNMEIKLDSELDALPADRAVWLFGWENRFLPVMNKALADYNFAEKESGFSIEGTEMRRDRHSTVVMARHPSNNAHALAWLAADNVAAMPGLGRKLPHYNKYSYLGFTGDEPANVFKGQWPVVNSPMSVTLSREDGKEVEPTIAKLAPRSALAQLPPVFSEARMLKDITYLASDELVGRGLGSEGLDKAADYIAKQLSDAGIQPFGDGPDNYFQTWTEKVDMPDQDVVTIKNVIGVIPGTNPEFEGQSVVIGAHYDSHGLGWPDCFAGNEGKIHHGADDNASGISVLLEFARLAGKKWQPERTIVFVAFSAEEAGKLGSLHYVKSVEKYPVSKIMGMVNLDTVGQLGQDPLIIFGTDSAREWVHIFRGAGYVTGIPIKSITNNFGNSDEKSFLDVGIPAVHIFGGAHGNYHRPTDTVDKIDSAGLVKTAAILKETVEYLAARPEPLTSTLTTTKDATAKKQIHKKRRIILGTVPAYGYTGKGVLLDGVTSDSPADKTGLRKGDIIVRIGEVAIGDLQIYSDFLKTLHAGDEIEIVYMRDGTEHSVTTRVDLR
- a CDS encoding 2-hydroxyacyl-CoA dehydratase subunit D; protein product: MEKQTGFFDIDDTDSSPDTNGSIGFLSINVPEELIIAAGKTPFRVCGSEKPAKLANAYLPKTFDPYVLDSLEGALDGTYSFLDGVIIANISDGHRRLYDAWRTGAPSTKVFFLDIPKSSNQIGLKAFTLFLSHLKRDLEKAFEEEITDEKLRDAIQNCNTTRTLLTKLSEKRKYNSIPFTGKEFFEMVKWCLSHDKHRVNSALKRYLQKCERIDSNCSQTERDVPRIMIMGSFMGSSSFIGLIESLGARVVCEDLCMGMQYFSTEVSGNFDNPIASLAQRYLTIPTARMVDTEARWNYLLNMTEEYSVDGIVYFALKFDDTHLFEYPYIKNKFQKEGYPLLFIEAENFVTNLGQIETRIQAFTEMLL
- a CDS encoding 2-hydroxyacyl-CoA dehydratase subunit D; the protein is MTITETKRQQQKRYFNDQFQNRMKRQRFYSPLKGSQTRERAMYKLLMESFRDTSTVVWKSTFVPSEIIYAIGGVPLYIETFSAMAAGVGMCTDMLTASENQGFSRDCCSFLRGVLGASRKNILPKPDALISSSYYCDGDPMIFDIFADEYKSPHHYLHIPFFAEREGACDLVADQLEEITRSIARETGREFSRDKLSETIAVSNEACRYFKKAMDLRKHRPSPMLGCEAIDHIGSISQLWGSKSFVRISKLLCEELEERIEKGVTAVEDEQHRLLWCHLRPYYNDEIFQYLEIEHKAVVAFEMVNMITWEEMDPQKPFQSLAKKLLANQSIGPHERMTRWISTMIKEYSIDGIIWMAPWGCRHFNSLSQMVKEGLRKEGDIPFYILDLECIDKRNYSKEQVRTRLDAFLEVLEDGLED
- a CDS encoding acyl-CoA dehydratase activase codes for the protein MITSGIDIGSVSTEVVLVGEENEILSYVVLASQTDMEKTANEALDAALEQASLTKQDIDYTVATGYGRNNVPFADKSVTEITCHAQGAYHLFPNTRTIIDIGGQDSKAIAIMARKNREAKVVDFMMNDKCAAGTGRFLEVMAGVLDVDINDMGTLSQKASQETSISSMCTVFAESEVISLIHQKLPKEDIINGLHTAIARKVLSLVQRVPIEEEITLTGGVMKNIGVCEKLQQELAPKKVNLPDEPQIAGALGAAIIARKHVAVQ
- a CDS encoding DUF6515 family protein, producing the protein MVVRVPRGAVVSNLPKGHKVKVINKVKYYTFNDVYWKQTPTGYIVVSLPGV
- a CDS encoding glycine zipper family protein — its product is MKIKLISTIICVMAIAIVSNGCLTTTQKGTAIGTATGAALGTGFGALAGSASTGAMIGAGVGALGGALTGDYAEKKREEAQNAQLQRQLYMERQSSSGRGKNYIEGHYEYTKKRKWVDTSKKERVWIAERYEGNRRIEGHYQERPVSSGYWQEYEEKTWVPAHYE
- a CDS encoding RNA polymerase sigma factor, producing MFTNLDENTIIDALEGDADAFESIYNEYSGFVYNVALRVVNSADEAQEVTQEVFLTVYRKLKSFKFKSSLKTWIYRITVNMAIDYARKRSKERDHSELYTENNKRQKTIDTVSEEIEREQQEKTISTLLETLNPDQRACIVLRSIEGLSYQEIADALNININTVRTRIKRARGKLIDLRKEMVINEV
- a CDS encoding anti-sigma factor family protein → MKCEQVKELILTDYLDGQMEKAKKTQLEEHLTTCRDCREYELLTRTTVVEPFYNIEKHNPPEATWNKTREQIIVEQQMHNNSIADLFNRVKTLFYFPKPAFIAATVVVLFAVATTVIKFPLENQETRKGVSDSQVECINYLMSVFDEELINGDDDLETSIEYFFL
- a CDS encoding Spy/CpxP family protein refolding chaperone, which gives rise to MNIKLKKVFFALSIVGVTLLSSNVYSQPPGEHFNRHQEMREKMRAKKQEAFKQLDLSPEQERLIQAHRNNHREQGDAFQENMRAKKEAIRNELQKEEFDLEKIHAIHNELKNLILEKADHKLNGILEVRKILTAEQFRKFCELRKEIRPMQGRRKGFY